The Rhizobium sp. CCGE531 genomic sequence GAAGGACATGCGTGTAGAAAAAGCGACGTGGACATGACTCATAAAGAGCGATTTGCGGTCCGCTAAAGCGAAGCCGCCCGTCGACGATCATTTCAACGCTCTGCGCGTCTGGGGCCGGGGGAAGGGGGCGAGCTGGCATGATCGTGCGGCGCATCAACGTGGTCCCGAGGCGGTCGAGGAACGGCGAGAGTGGCCGATTGTGCCCATTGCTTTTCTCTGTCGGTGCATAGAGGAACAGGCGGTTGCGAGCGCGTGACAACGCAACATAGAAGAGGCATTCCTGCTCCTCAGCTTGGCCGGCCCGGAATGCATCCAGGGCGCTGCCGTCCGCGCCAGTGATCATGCCCGTCGGCGCCGGGCACGGTGGAGCCTGCGGCGTCCGTGGGATTGTATCGCTGTTAAGTCCAAGGATATGCACAGCTTCGAATTCCAGGCCCTTGGCGCCGTGGATCGTCATCAGTCGCACGCCGTCGAGATGCTGTGCTGCTGCCGGCAGCTGTCGCAGGTCGCGGTCGTCGCCCAGGCGCACCAGTCTGCGCACGCGGTCGAGCAGGCGCGTGACAGGCAGCCCGCGTCCCGAGGGTTGTACGCGCACGAAATTCAGGAACTGCCAGATCGCAATACCGCGTGTGCGATCGCCGAGGTCCGACGATGCTCCGAGACGTGCCGTAATCTGCGTGCGATCGAGAAGCAGCGTCGCGAGTATTGTCCACGGCGAGGCGGCGTCGCCGAATCCATCCAGAGCAACAGCCAAGTTCCCCAGCGCCCGACGGCCTGCCTCGCTCAATTCTGGGATGGAGGCGAGACTCTGCAGCCAACTTGCCGGAGCGGGATCTGTTGCTCTCAAATAGGCGAACACAGCCGCGACGTCCGCGAAAGACATAGCGAAATCCGGCCAGCATGCGATGCGAACAAGGCCCATGGCGCGCCGGTCGACGAGTATCGAGAGGAGTGCAAGCAGGTCCTTGACCTCCCCTCGCTCGAACAGGCTGCCAAGGAAGAGAACCGGCACACCGAGCCGCTCAAGATCTTGCCCTATCCTGGACAGCTTTTCATTGCCCGTGCACAAGACCACCTGATCGCGATAGGCATGCCCCTCGCGTCGCAGTTCCTCGATCACCTCTGCCAGAGCGACCTGCTGTTCTTCGGCTCGCCGAACCGTGTGCAGTTCCGGCGGATGACCATTGACGCCTCGCTCCGCATCAAGGCCGCTATCTGCATCACCAGCTCGCATCTTCATGGCGAAATTGGAAAAGCTGGTCGTGATCTCTGGTACCGAGCGATAGTTGCGCTTCAATCGACCGCGTTTGCCCCCGGCGAAGTCTTCCTTCCCGAAGCGTGTCATGTTGAACGATGACGCTCCCCGAAACCGATAGATCGACTGCTTGGCGTCGCCGACCACCCAGAGATTATCGCCATCGGGGCGTATCGCGCTCAGCAATCTCACGCTGCTGCGATTGACGTCCTGATATTCGTCGACAAGGACGTGATCGTACTGCGCCTGGAGTGTCGCGCGGATAGGCGCATCCTTCTCGAGCAGTTGAACCGGTAGCGCGACAAGGTCGCCAAAGTCGACACAGTTCGAATTGCGCTTGAGCTGCTCATAGGCCGCGTAGACGCGCGCGACTTCGACGGCGCGCTCTGCCGCTTCGCGTGCCTCCGGATCACTCGCCTTTGACAGCATGGCGTCGGCGAGCACTGCATAGGTGTCGGCATCGACCACCTCATCCTTGGCTCTCGACACGGCAACCAGCATATCGGCGATGATCTGGGTGGGATCATAAAGATTGCGATAGTGAGAAAGCCTCAGGCGCGGAAACTCCTCCTCAAGGAGCTCGACCGCTTCGGTTCGATCCATCATCCGCGGGTCTTTCGGCAGGCCGAGTTCCGCATAAAACCGACGAATGATATCGAGGCCGAAGGCGTGAAAGGTACCGATCCACATTGCGGCGGCTGCCTCGGGCCGCTTGCGTGCGATCCTTTCGGCCATTTCCCCCGCCGCCTTGTTCGAGAAGGTCAGGAGCAAGATACGCCTCGGATCAACGCCGTCTTCCAGAAGGCCTTCGACGCGCGCAACCAAGGTTTGGGTCTTGCCCGTGCCGGGGCCCGCTTCGAGCAGGTAAGCTTCGCCGCGATGTGCCGCTGCCGCCGCTTGCAGAGGATTCAACGACCGTGCCGCATGCGCTGCCTCGGTCGTTGACGGCACCGGCGGCAGGAGCAAGGCATCGAATAGCTGTTGCGCGACGACCTCGAATGGTGCGCCGAGCTTCGTGGAAATCTCGGCCGCCGACAGGCCCTCGTCGATATGAAGTGCCCGCGCGACGTTGCGCGGGAGCAGCAGCTCGCGAGCGAACAAATCCATCTGAACTTCGCGGCGCTGTTTTCGCCCATAGTCGACAACCCGATCAATGCCGACCGGTGACGGCTCGGCGGGGCGAGCTGGATCGATTGCCGGCACAGGCGCATCATCTGGATCGTCGCCAAGTTCGACATGTCCAATCTCGTGCGCAACAAGGAAAGCTCTTTCGAACAAAGAACCAACGTTCTCATGAAGGATCAGGTCGTCGGCGGCTATGAGGGTCGCGCGACCGCCGTTGAGCACAGCCGCACCTGCCGCAGTAGGCTCAATGTCGATCCCCCGTCGCTTTGCCTCGGCGACAACCAAGTCATATGGTGACCAGGGATCGACTCCGGATTCGACCAGATGAGCGTGAAGCTCGGCGGCGACTTGCCTGGCAAGCTCCACGCTTTCCATATCACTCGGCCTGTATCAGAAGCTCGGCCCGC encodes the following:
- a CDS encoding UvrD-helicase domain-containing protein — translated: MESVELARQVAAELHAHLVESGVDPWSPYDLVVAEAKRRGIDIEPTAAGAAVLNGGRATLIAADDLILHENVGSLFERAFLVAHEIGHVELGDDPDDAPVPAIDPARPAEPSPVGIDRVVDYGRKQRREVQMDLFARELLLPRNVARALHIDEGLSAAEISTKLGAPFEVVAQQLFDALLLPPVPSTTEAAHAARSLNPLQAAAAAHRGEAYLLEAGPGTGKTQTLVARVEGLLEDGVDPRRILLLTFSNKAAGEMAERIARKRPEAAAAMWIGTFHAFGLDIIRRFYAELGLPKDPRMMDRTEAVELLEEEFPRLRLSHYRNLYDPTQIIADMLVAVSRAKDEVVDADTYAVLADAMLSKASDPEAREAAERAVEVARVYAAYEQLKRNSNCVDFGDLVALPVQLLEKDAPIRATLQAQYDHVLVDEYQDVNRSSVRLLSAIRPDGDNLWVVGDAKQSIYRFRGASSFNMTRFGKEDFAGGKRGRLKRNYRSVPEITTSFSNFAMKMRAGDADSGLDAERGVNGHPPELHTVRRAEEQQVALAEVIEELRREGHAYRDQVVLCTGNEKLSRIGQDLERLGVPVLFLGSLFERGEVKDLLALLSILVDRRAMGLVRIACWPDFAMSFADVAAVFAYLRATDPAPASWLQSLASIPELSEAGRRALGNLAVALDGFGDAASPWTILATLLLDRTQITARLGASSDLGDRTRGIAIWQFLNFVRVQPSGRGLPVTRLLDRVRRLVRLGDDRDLRQLPAAAQHLDGVRLMTIHGAKGLEFEAVHILGLNSDTIPRTPQAPPCPAPTGMITGADGSALDAFRAGQAEEQECLFYVALSRARNRLFLYAPTEKSNGHNRPLSPFLDRLGTTLMRRTIMPARPLPPAPDAQSVEMIVDGRLRFSGPQIALYESCPRRFFYTHVLQVGGRRTTTAFMQLHEAVRSVVGAVVASGLSLSERELQDRAEAAFVSQGLSDHGYRAEFLDLAMAMLRFFLSSRAGAVFEVRTAVSLIVGGEEILVEPDEVLVRPDGVRAVRRIGTGHMRSTEGKDVGAAALILAVKQAFPGAVAELVHLSDIEAHPLSLSDRELSGRRDKLAKFLGEIRGGRFPATVSSFTCPNCPAFFICGSTPQGPLKKKFA